In a single window of the Gossypium hirsutum isolate 1008001.06 chromosome D02, Gossypium_hirsutum_v2.1, whole genome shotgun sequence genome:
- the LOC107908214 gene encoding NDR1/HIN1-like protein 6: MGIQYQPYHAHVPDQAHYYGQPQPYYYPPPHPGQKPVPRYHKEQRGSGTKWCLRCVCCCCCCFLLFILCLVGAMAFFILYYNPQKPNYDVKEFAVKSFNLNDNTLETDFKVSVEADNPNDKISILYEKGSMFDVSYQGTRICSGSGPEFQQPTKNVTMLNISLEGKNDLNSNVKDSFIEDQKNGKIPLDIHIYVPIKFALENSKSKIIDVMMKCYIEVDSLKRDKKSKILNKICHYKVNF, from the coding sequence ATGGGCATCCAATATCAACCATATCATGCCCATGTTCCTGATCAAGCGCATTACTATGGGCAACCCCAGCCTTATTACTACCCTCCTCCTCACCCTGGCCAAAAACCTGTCCCCCGCTACCATAAAGAGCAGCGTGGTTCAGGAACCAAATGGTGCCTACGTTGTgtatgttgttgttgttgctgttttttattatttattctatgTTTAGTTGGGGCAATGGccttctttattttatattataatccCCAAAAGCCTAACTACGATGTTAAGGAATTTGCGGTGAAGAGTTTCAATCTCAATGACAATACCCTGGAAACGGACTTTAAGGTTTCGGTGGAGGCAGACAACCCCAATGATAAAATTAGCATCCTATATGAAAAGGGAAGCATGTTTGATGTTTCATATCAAGGGACAAGGATTTGTTCAGGGTCAGGGCCAGAATTTCAGCAACCCACCAAGAATGTTACCATGCTCAACATATCGTTGGAAGGGAAGAATGATTTGAACTCGAATGTGAAGGACTCTTTCATTGAGGACCAGAAGAACGGGAAAATTCCTTTAGACATACACATATATGTACCCATAAAATTTGCGCTTGAGAATTCCAAGTCGAAGATCATTGATGTTATGATGAAGTGCTATATAGAAGTTGACAGTTTGAAGCGAGacaaaaaatctaagattttgaACAAGATATGTCATTATAAGGTTAACTTTTAA